The Diabrotica undecimpunctata isolate CICGRU chromosome 3, icDiaUnde3, whole genome shotgun sequence genome includes the window TACTGTACGAAAAGGGAAACCCGAAATTTTGCAAATATACATGTATCATATTGTAGCTTGCTGTGAGGTGTGTAATCAGCAAAAAACCTAAGAAACTATCCACGTGattaatttttctgtattttatgtGTAATAGAATTGTGCTGAACTCTGgatcattttttgtaaaataacgaataatttaaattttttgtaagtgTGGTAAGCTGTCAACATTATTATGTATGTCAAATATTCACCTATTTTTgatctattttaatttaatacaaggtagacataaacaaacaaaatatttccacCAGTGGGAAGAAAATGCCTTATAAATGGAAATAGAACTattgtgttttaaaaataatatataattaaaatgaaataaaaatatagagttatttttggtccaaatagaCCACCGTAGTGCggttttgttattatttagaagtcgtctaattaaaattaatttattgtaagtacaaacttacctgttgctttagctgtattttctttcacagtttttagGGTCTCTGCTTCgagtttaatatttttgaaataattaaacacATTAAATATAATCTCCCGAGATTGTCCACTGATAACAGAATTATTCTTTCTACTATTTTTCAACGCCATCGTTAGAAATTGTCACAAATACACTTAACTATCCGAAATAATAAGAAGTCTGAAAAATAATAGCTGCAAATCACTTAAGTGTTACGCACCTGATAACTGGGAGGATACTAAAGACCACCACCTAAGCCACTAAGCAATTTTGGGTTTGTGCGCACCGCCAAGTTAACTGGCGATGACAGTACCTTACTgccggctgctctgaaaagatctactgagctgcaactataccactctcttaggtttcttagccaggaaattcttcgtcttcctatggatcttttacccttgattttaccttgacaaaccctacaaaatccaaacaagacagtatagggatacaaacgtggcaaatgcctattgcatatacactgATGACTCCAAAATGGACGATCccgctcaggatgcgggatatactccagatcacagaACGTAAGTATAAAGTGGGTAAaaggggtatgggcaaaaatgccagcgtagttcagacagaactggctgttttctccatagccgcaaaagagatgaCCCAAAAGGGTATAACCAAGAAAACTATATTTATCTGCACAGATAatagacaagcgctactaaccttgaatagaccacgtgtcacgtCAGGGTTAGTAACGGAGTGTCACGAGttactaactcaagcttcggatggtaataccatcatcctgaggtgggttaaaggacactgTAGGATGAAAGGCAAACGCATTGCTAACCTATTGGCTAGAACCTGGGGATTTTtgtggttggtcaactacaacaatcgcggaaattgtcaaatgtcactcccatatgcaaaccgtaaaaagatgggaagaaggtcAAAGATTtagacttgccagggtaacactaagtaaccttgcaAAATTAGCATCAAAGAAATACTTggaaatgaccaggaaaaacctacgcttgacagttggttttttaattggtcattgtcaactaagcaaacacctccacacactggggctagtagacacacttctatgcaggaagtgtgaacgagaagacgaaactgtagagcatatCCTATGTGAAttcccggagttatcgttaatatgagagtacgcgttcggcgagtcctggcgcACACCTGAGCCAAGGGAGaagtctcctggtgacttgttcACCTTCCTAGAACTGgtaggatggacaatgagctaaggacaACAGCTCCCTGGGAGAATGCACAATGgatcaattgtggcctaagtgctgctGAACTTAACTCGCCCCCCccccctactctacagatacagcagatagcggttcttcacatcaATTCACTACTCTAGATCAATTCAATATTAGTCACcctatatttattctaagcagatctaaattaaaaactgcataaaaaataagtaacaaaatacagacattaaataagacgtaaaaaattaaaggaatatctgccaataaaagattcgattcgcaacgattgtcaaaatttaaacatCATAAATGCCacccaattaataacaatattgaatcatctatctgtttaaatttttatgacaattatttaaacatcttatttagtttatacaataattaattgccctatcaaataatatttatttatatgtaattattaatttagttaaatttgactggtctgtcagaagtaaacaacatGCTTGGTTAATACTATACAGGTAGCGTTagaagcaaacataataatttattgaattattttaatataatgtaatttgtttaaaatataaacattaaataaataatcaaattactttattcaatttttaaattttaaaaatacggaAAACATAgcatgaagcttcgcgctagtctactgtaccgtctactgtattttctttttttgcatCTACCATAAAAAAAATTCCACTTGTGTAAGTAGTTATTTAGATTATTAAGTCTACCTCTAATATTTCGGTTTTTCAAGCACTCATTTTTATCAGCACTCATTAGCTTGGGTATATCTGTCCAATATTGTCCAATATCACTATTGGACTGAACCTGGCACAGCATCGCAGCCAATGGAAACAGCAccaagctaataatatttagagtgttaCCACGCCCtaacaagggctcaaggaatgaggagaaGGATCCTATATTGAACTGATACTTGTTCAGAAaacattgctctcagtacttcttcattcgtagttctgctggtctagcgtattcttagcattcggcggtacatccacatttcaaatgaatttaatttgttgacgtcatactgttttaatgcccaggtctcacagccatataataatagagaccacacataacactttagtgttctcaatcttattgagactgatagcttggggttacagagcattttacgcatattcatgaaaccagatcttgctatttcaatgcgtcttctaatttcttttgagtgctctagttgactatttagttctctgcccaggtatatgaagctttgggaactttgggaagggtgataccatttatttgtatgttaggtgtaacttgttcttgggggtttttgtggaataccagaattttggttttggaaaagttaatgtccaagcccaacctgtgactttcttctgataatatgttcatcactatatttagttggtcttctgtttctgctaatactacggtgtcatcggcatatcttatattgttaatgatgattccattgactctggcaccttcagggcgatcttcaagagaagctctgattatatgttcggcatatacattaaataataggggggataaaatgcacccttgacggacttctcgttctatgttgatgtacttggtgtttctgTTCTCTGTTCGAACTGCTGCGAATCTCTGGGTACTGCCTGCAAAATACTACATACACATACTTGTCGATAATCGATCGTTTTTTGGCCCACTTTCTACACCTTGTAATGGAAGCGCAAAATATTGAAAGCGCAAAAGTTAttatgatttttaatatttttgtttatttttagcaTCACATATTGAATTGGGCAATATAAATCCGTTTATAATAAGTGGATTTATGAACTTTATCGGTAATCAAATTACTAATGCTGCACTAAAccatgaaaattttaaaaaattgattagttcaaatgaaaaatttgacgtagtaattgtacaaaattttaaaacagatGCTCTAAATATTCTGCAGTGTCATTACAATGCTCCATTAATTGTCTTTAGTGTAACTGGACCAAGTTTCTGGGTAAACCCTATGGTAGGCAGTCCACTTGAACCATCGTACTTTCCAGATTTCTTCTTAAATTACGATAGCAACATGAATTTGTGGCAAAGAACAGTAAACTCAGTTTTACTTCTGAGTAACTATATTACCAAACACTTATATTTTATGCCCCAACAAAAGAAGTTAATGAGTGAACATTTTCCAAAATGCACAGATCAGGATGCTGCTTTTTATAATGCTTCATTAGTATTTCTGGTAACCCATGAAAGCGCCAATCAACCTATACCTCTAGTACCCAACATGATCAACATTGGTGGTCACCACATCAAGCCTGCAAAAGAGTTACCGAAAGATCTAAAAGTATTTATGGACAAAGCCAAAGAAGGAGTTGTGTACTTTAGTCTTGGTACGAACGTTGATCCAACTCAGATGGCACCCGAGATACTAAGAGCTATAGTCAATGCTTtaggaaaactaaaacaaaaagttcTTTGGAAATACGATGGAAATATACCAAATTTACCCAAGAACGTTCAACTTGGAAAATGGTTTCCACAAGCAGATTTATTGggtaagtaataaaaatattatttattaatttattactaaTACTAATTGAATTTACTAATTTACTAATacaaaattttttgtattttgagaacgatttccgaagtggaaattgaaacgtcaataaacgtactttaacctttaactgtggcttattcccatttaaatagtaattactttaaaatgccacaagaaaatagcttcagaacaatattatgtgtTAAAGTTATTTGTGATACTTGTTAGAAGTTAGAATGTGCTCCAAACTTGCCGCCCAGAGCTATGATGATGCTGCGGTAATGGCTGGTTAGTTAGCAGCTCTTCAAGCTAAAGTAaaggaaaaatttaaacacgCAATTTTCGTTCACTGATTAGCACACCGACTTAACTTGGTTTGTTTTCGAGGCATGGATAATATTAAAGATGTTAAAGTTTCTACCAAAAAATAATACCGATcggttatataaaattaaacctTTGCTGGATTGTCTAAATTCTCAATTTGGTAATTATTGTGGTGGACAGAAAATGTGTTTCGACGAGTCAATTGTAAAATTTTCAGTCCGATAATCTATTAaacaatctttttcttcttattgcgccgtctcctttcgaaggttggcgatccaaatggcaattgtagttttggaaactgctgcgcgaaagatctctgcggatgagcggtcgaaccatctcctcaggtctttcagccacgagttctggcgtcttcctactgatcttttgccctgtacttttccttccagtataacttgaagtaattcacctctcaacacatgacccaactattgcattttcctctctttgaggGAAATTAAAGGAGTATTAGAGGAGTATTAAACAATATAATCCGATAAAACCGATAAAAAGAGGGTATAAGATCTAGTGTTACTCTGACGTGGATGGCtttgtaaaaaaatttctagTATATCAAggcaaaaactaaaaaaatcaaGGGAAATACTCTAAATATAATTTAGATGAACCAGTTGTTTTATCTTTGACAAAAGCAAActtaagaaaaaataattttttttttttttcgataacttTTACACCACTACAAAACTACTGGAGAAACTGAAAGCTGAAACTACTTTAGCGTGTGGTACGATCCGAGCTAATAGAAAGGATCTTTCTAAAAACCTGTTAGAAGATAAAAAACTTTCTAGAGGTGACTTTGACTACCATATTTCTAATACagaaatttctttttttaagtgGAAGGATAATCGCATAGTCACCGCTGCTTCCAACTTTCACAGGAGTGAATCAAACACATTGAAACGAAAACAACGTGATGGTAAAAATATCAACATCCCAGCACCCcaaataataaaagattataacGAATCTATGAGCGGTATAGACCATCACGACCAACTAAGGCAATGTTACGGTTTGGA containing:
- the LOC140436707 gene encoding UDP-glycosyltransferase UGT5-like, giving the protein MKITILILSTLIYSVHNYNVLMVSPMVSRSHFILANALGRGLIEAGHQVTIVSPYEDKNPLKGYKDVVLTGLADEKKASHIELGNINPFIISGFMNFIGNQITNAALNHENFKKLISSNEKFDVVIVQNFKTDALNILQCHYNAPLIVFSVTGPSFWVNPMVGSPLEPSYFPDFFLNYDSNMNLWQRTVNSVLLLSNYITKHLYFMPQQKKLMSEHFPKCTDQDAAFYNASLVFLVTHESANQPIPLVPNMINIGGHHIKPAKELPKDLKVFMDKAKEGVVYFSLGTNVDPTQMAPEILRAIVNALGKLKQKVLWKYDGNIPNLPKNVQLGKWFPQADLLAHPNLKLFITHGGLLSTLETVYHGVPILALPVFADQKMNAAKAKQAGYGLNLPILEITEDKLTNALHELLTNPKYRENAKIRSSLFHDRPMKPLDLAVYWTEFVVRHKGAQHLRVAAMDLRWYQYFLLDVIAVVTIFIFSVFTVLYLLCVKLCCSKQNKKTKKE